In Quercus lobata isolate SW786 unplaced genomic scaffold, ValleyOak3.0 Primary Assembly Scq3eQI_2012, whole genome shotgun sequence, one genomic interval encodes:
- the LOC115973356 gene encoding protein FAR-RED IMPAIRED RESPONSE 1-like → MEEEKTIGSSRVELNENNIENATEETRNVKDKIEDPKVGMMFNSIDDIMKYYTRYGKEKGFAVAKRSSKKGDDGEVRYVTIACNRAGKPRNRSSNPLKLQSESKTDCKAQLRAVLCPDGKWILNAMVLDHNHGLSPSRTRYYKCNRLLEPHAKKRFASNDKADIRMKKNLKSFVVEAGGHENLSFVEKDCRNKLSCLHLREGDVAAMQDFFLKMQVDNSDFFYTMDFNENGRLRNVFWADARSRATFKEFGDVVMFDTTYLVNKYDIPFAHFVGVNHHGQSTLLGCGLISNEDTETFTWLFQTWLKCMFGCPPCAIITDHDKAMKKAIEIVFPKARHRWCLSHIMEKLSKKLRGYKEYESIKICMQNAVYDSLTKGEFEESWGKFVEKYKLESNEWLLGLYDERRRWVPAFVKDMFWAGMSTTKQGESMHAFFDGYINLKTALKQFLDQYELAIAKKVANENNEDFNSFNLCIPCITHYEMEKQFQSAYTIAKFKEFQQELIGNICCNLFSCKKGTVFSEYELREDVSLGERHRPAIFSVYVNEDTNEVNCNCRLFEFRGILCRHQIMVFIHREVYRIPDKYILKRWSKTVIRSHNKVRISYDNWFVKPEAQRYDKMCKDFFEVANLAADSEDRCEKVMAQIQELKREFENEEGFCGRNKPI, encoded by the coding sequence atggaagaagaaaaaacaattggTTCTTCACGTGTGGAgttgaatgaaaataatattgaGAATGCAACGGAAGAAACAAGAAACGTAAAAGACAAAATAGAGGATCCTAAGGTGGGAATGATGTTTAACTCCATTGATGATATAATGAAATATTACACAAGATATGGAAAGGAAAAAGGTTTTGCAGTGGCTAAAAGAAGTTCTAAAAAGGGGGATGATGGAGAGGTAAGGTATGTGACTATTGCTTGTAATCGTGCTGGAAAGCCAAGGAATAGATCTAGCAACCCACTTAAATTGCAATCAGAATCAAAAACGGATTGCAAAGCTCAGCTTAGGGCGGTTTTATGCCCGGATGGAAAGTGGATATTGAATGCCATGGTACTTGACCATAACCATGGATTGAGTCCAAGCAGAACTCGATATTACAAATGCAACAGGCTACTAGAACCACATGCAAAAAAGAGGTTTGCATCGAATGATAAAGCTGATATTAGAATGAAGAAGAATTTAAAATCATTTGTGGTTGAGGCAGGGGGGCATGAGAATTTGTCATTTGTAGAAAAGGATTGCAGAAATAAACTCAGTTGTTTACACCTCAGGGAAGGAGATGTTGCTGCAATGCAagatttctttttgaaaatgcaaGTTGATAATTCTGACTTCTTTTACACAAtggattttaatgaaaatggTCGATTAAGGAATGTATTTTGGGCAGATGCAAGGAGTAGAGCAACATTCAAAGAGTTTGGTGATGTAGTCATGTTTGACACAACATACTTGGTTAACAAATATGACATTCCATTTGCTCATTTTGTTGGGGTGAACCATCATGGGCAATCTACATTGCTAGGATGTGGATTGATCTCAAATGAAGACACAGAGACATTTACATGGTTATTTCAAACTTGGCTTAAATGCATGTTTGGATGCCCTCCTTGTGCAATAATTACAGATCACGACAAAGCCATGAAAAAAGCGATAGAAATTGTTTTCCCTAAAGCACGACATAGATGGTGTTTATCGCATATCATGGAAAAGCTATCTAAAAAATTGAGAGGGTACAAAGAATATGAATCAATCAAAATTTGTATGCAAAATGCTGTGTATGATTCCTTAACAAAAGGAGAGTTTGAAGAAAGTTGGGGGAAGTTCgttgaaaaatataaacttGAAAGTAATGAATGGTTACTTGGGTTGTATGATGAGCGTCGTCGTTGGGTGCCTGCATTTGTGAAAGATATGTTTTGGGCAGGAATGTCAACTACAAAGCAGGGTGAAAGCATGCATGCATTCTTTGATGGGTATATCAATTTGAAGACTGCTTTGAAACAATTTTTAGACCAGTATGAGCTTGCTATAGCCAAAAAAGTggcaaatgaaaataatgaagaTTTCAATTCTTTTAACTTGTGCATTCCATGTATCACTCATTATGAAATGGAGAAGCAATTTCAAAGTGCTTACAcaattgcaaaatttaaagagTTCCAACAAGAGTTAATTGGGAACATTTGTTGTAATTTGTTTTCATGCAAGAAGGGTACAGTCTTTTCAGAATATGAACTACGTGAAGATGTATCACTTGGAGAAAGACATCGACCTGcaatttttagtgtttatgTTAATGAGGATACCAATGAAGTTAACTGTAACTGCCGGTTGTTTGAGTTTAGGGGGATATTGTGCAGACATCAAATTATGGTGTTCATTCATAGGGAGGTTTATCGAATACCAGACAAGTATATCTTAAAAAGATGGAGTAAAACTGTCATAAGGAGCCACAATAAAGTTCGGATAAGTTATGACAACTGGTTTGTGAAGCCTGAAGCACAGCGCTATGATAAAATGTGCAAAGACTTTTTTGAGGTTGCCAACTTAGCAGCAGATTCTGAAGATAGGTGTGAGAAGGTGATGGCACAAATTCAGGAATTAAAAAGGGAGTTTGAAAATGAGGAAGGTTTTTGTGGAAGGAATAAGCCTATTTAA